The DNA window CGGGGTCCGCGTTTTCATCCAGGTCTCTTGGATCCATTACGAGGTGACCAAAGGCCCAGATTTTAGCGCTGCCCTGGCGTGCAAGAAACCTTTGACCATCACCGCTGGTAGACTCTCCTTCGCCTTTAAAATCCTGTGGGTATTCCATGCAAAACTGAAATCGGGAATTACAATACTTTCGGGGCGGGATACGGAAGGAGTTGAAAATAACCGCCAATAGGAAAAGGGAGGTTATACGAATCGTTGTTTTCATAAAAAATATTGAAGCGCAAATGTAAGGAGCCAGGTTGACAGTGATGCTTTTTTCCTACATTAGATCAATAAAAATCCTTATAACTTCATGAAAAAAATCCTCACTGCCCTCTTATTTTTTACCACACTTTATGCCAACGCCCAGACATTATATGTAAAAACCTATGGCAATCCTAAAGACAAACCGGTCATTTTTCTGCATGGAGGTCCGGGTTATAATGCCGTAAATTTTGAAGTGACAACGGCAGCTCAACTGGCGGGGAATGGTTTTTTTGTGATCGTATATGACCGGAGGGGAGAAGGTCGTTCACCGGACACGGCTGCCCGGTTTACCTTCGATGAAGCACTGACTGATATCGATGGTCTTTACAAAACATATCATCTAAAGAAGGCGGTTTTACTGGGACATAGTTTCGGTGGCGTACTGGCTACCCTGTATGCAGAGAAACATCCCGCGGCGGTAGGTGCTGTGGTGTTGGCCAGTGCCCTGGTGGAAGCGCAGGAAAACTTCCGCACCATTCTCCGGAGGGTAAAAGACATCTATCGTGAAAAACATGACAGTGCCAGTTTGCAATATATTTCATTGATAGAAGGAATGGATACCGCGAGTTTGATGTATAGTTCCTATACACTGGGTCATGCCATGCTCAACGGCTTCTATTCACCCAAACATCCTTCAGAAGAAGCGAAGGCCATTTACCGCGAAGCAGCTAAAGACAGCCTGCTCAAAAAGTACGGCAGCCAGATGACCAGACAGGCACCCAATGGCTTCTGGAAGAATGAACATTATACTACACTGAACGTGTTGCCCAACATCAAAAATGTGGTGGCCAGGAAGGTAAAAGTGTATGGGATTTATGGAAAGGAGGATGGGTTATTCTCTGAAAAACAGGTGAGTGATCTGGCAGGTATTATTGGTTCAGACCATATGGATTATCTGACCGGTGCATCCCATAATGTGTTCACGGATCAGCAGGCTATTTTTATCAATGATCTCAAGAAATGGCTGAAATAGCGCTATTTAATATGTAGTATTTAATAAAAATGCAGGTATCACTACCTGCATTTTTTTATTTTATTTTATGTTTAATATGTGTATTGTAACTATTTGATTTATAATTGTTTTAATGATATTGATTGAAGTAAAGTAAAACTTTAAATAGATATCATAAATTACAATCAGGCAGTTTGACCGGTGATCAGTCGTTTGCCGGTTTCGGTATAAACCAGTTCTTCCAGCTCTTCCACAGAATTAACGGTTACCAGGGATACATGTTCCATCGGTAACGGAGAGAATAACCAGCGCGGACCATTCTGTACTACCCCAAAACCTGCCCCGTCTATTTCGATTTTATAGGACCTTTTGGCCTGCTGAAAAGTGAACCCTAACTCCAGTAATTTTTCGTGACTGATTGCGGTCATTTTTTATGTGTATTTTAACTAATATAATAGATATTGTTAAACTGAATTGACTCGTAAAAAAGGGTGTACTGCGTTATTTGTAAAATGTTAAATTAGTATAATATTATCATATTTTATTGACTAATTTTTGAATGGAAGGAGCGTGTTGTCATTTGAGTATTAATATTTATAAATTGTATAATATTATTTATATTACTAATCAATATGAAACAAGAAAGGTATACAATTCTGTTACAATTAAATTTGAGTCCATATTAATTATTTTGACACCTATCATTGTTTGAACCCATTGATCCCTGAACATAGATAGATTAATTGTTGAATGCTTAATTTGTATGATATTACTATTTATTAAAACTGGTGAAGTGCCGAAAATGAATTGCCGGAATTGATGAGTTGAATAGTATATCTATTTAATATAATGATAATAGCTTATTTGTAAGAGCAGCTGAAAATAACTGGCACAGAACACTGATATATTGAAAAACAATAATTTAAAACAGACCTGATAAATATTTAATGTGATGATTGCGTATTATATGTAGACATGCCATTCATCCGGAAAAAACTCCTTTAGACAGGTACTGGGAAAGTTAATAGTCTATAAATTTGGTGGACTAAAAACTTGTTTATACTTTTATCGAATAACATAAATTGTTCGCTGCCTGCAAAAGGCAACAGCGCAACAACCGAAATCGATCGTTTTTAATACGCGATCAAAGCGCAGACTCATCTCAAAAAAGATTGTCAACCTTTTTCTACCCGGAATAAATTACCAGGCCAAACCTGGTAACGGATATTTATTTGTTTAAACCAAAAGTTACCTATGGACTTGTTTTACTTTAATGCACGTAAGTGGGAACGGTGGACCATCCTGTTGGTCCTGGCTTTATTTTCCCCTTTGTTATTGCTGGCGCAACAACGTGTAAGCGTAACCGGTACTGTACGCAACGACCGGAACGAAACGCTGCCAGGCGTTTCTGTAACGGCTACCAACACCTCCACCGGCGCCGTTAGCTCGGCACAAACCAACGCCGCCGGCGTATTTCAGTTTACCAACCTGCCCGCCGGAGGGCCTTATAATTTCCGCTTTACCTTTGTAGGACTGGAACCACTCGTACTGTCGGGGTACACCCTCAAAGACAACAGTCCGCTGCATCTACCGGCCACCCTTAAAGAAACGACATCTTCCCTCAACCAGGTTGTTGTGGTAGGCTATGGCGTTCAAAAACGCCGGGAAGTAACCGGCGCCGTATCTTCCATCCGCGCAGCGCAACTGAAAGACCAGCCAGTATCCAGCTTCCAGCAGGCCATCGCTGGTAAAGTGGCCGGCGTACAGGTGATTCAGAACACCGGCGCCCCCGGCGGAAGTATCAGCGTACGTATAAGAGGCCTCAACTCCATCTCCGCCGGAATCGATCCACTGTACGTCGTAGATGGGTTCCCGTTATCGAACGATCTCAAAAACCTGCAAGGCACCACCGATGTGGTCAATATCACCGGTCAGGCGTCCTTCCAGAAATCCCCCGATCCACTTAGTACACTCAACAGCGATGATATCGAGTCCATCGAAATACTGAAAGATGCTTCTGCTGCTTCTATCTACGGCTCCCGGGCCTCCAACGGCGTGGTGCTCATCTCCACCAAAAAAGGAAAAAGGGAAGGCCCGCCCTCTTTCAGCTATAATGCCTATGGTGGATTTCAGCAGGTCAGCAAAAAAATAAAAATGCTGGATGCCTACCAATGGGCCAAACTGTCGTATGATGCCAAAAACAATGCATATCTCGACGCAAAACCCACCGGTAGTATCAACGATGACAACGCTACCCGGGGTAACTCCAACTTCCAGATAGCACCGGAAATATTACCCTATCTCAAAGGAGAGCCGGGCCTGGTTAATACCGACTGGCAGGATGCCGTATTCCGTACCGCGCCTGTCCAGAACCATACCCTCTCAGCCTCCGGCGGCAATGATAAATTTCAGTATTATATCTCCGGCAATTATCTCGACCAGAAAGGAATCGTGATCGGTTCAGGATATAAGAGATATGGTGTCCGCGCCAATATGACCGCCAACCTTACCCCCCGGCTCAAGGTGGGCATCTCCCTTAATCCTACCTTCGACCATTATGATCTCATCAACAGTGAAGGCCCCTGGACATTCGATGGTATCCTGAGCAACGCCCTCAAAGCTGCTCCCATCTTCCCAGTCTATAACCCCGACGGATCGCTGGCCACCAACAAACAAAACGTATGGGCCTACGGATATTCAGGCGGTGAAAACCCCGTGGCACTGGCCACTCAGATAGAAGACAAACTGGATCATATCCGTAACCTGGGAAATATTTACGGAGAATATACCATTATAAAAGGCCTCACTTTCAAAACCTTCTTCGGTACTGATATCAACTATTTCAACCGTAATTATTACCGGCCTTCCACATTGGGCAGCTACAAACCCATTCAGCAGGGCGCACCCACCATACCCAAAGGCTCCGCTCAAACGGCCCAGTCGGTGAACTGGCTTTGGGAAAACACCCTCAACTATCATTTTGAAGTGTCCAAACACCACTTCGATGTGCTGGCGGGTTATACCTCCCAGAAAAACACTACCAAAGCCAATGAAACAGTTGGTACCGGCTTCCCTAACGATGCCGTACATACGATAAATGCGGCCACTATTACCAGTGGTACTTCCAATACCTCCCAATGGTCTTTGTTGTCTTATCTGGGTAGGATCAACTACAATTACAACGATAAATATTTCGTCAGTGCCAGCCTGCGTAGTGACGGGTCTTCCCGCTTCGGCGCCAACAACAAATGGGGCTATTTCCCTTCCATTTCAGGTGGGTGGCTGATCAGCAACGAAGCCTTCTTTAAAGTGCCCGTGATTTCTGAGCTGAAGGCAAGGGTTAGTTACGGTACTTCCGGTAACTTCCAGATTGCCAACTACGCCTCTTACGATCTGCTGGCGTCCAACAACTACATCCTGGGTAATGGCAGTGGTACCGTGGTGAATGGTGCAGGACTGGCACAGCCGGCCAATCCGGACCTGACCTGGGAGAAAACCGTACAATTCAATGCCGGACTAGATCTGGGCCTGTTCTCCAACCGGATCTATCTCAACGCCGACTATTATAAAACCACTACCTCTGATCTGCTGCTGAATGTGCCGGTACCTTTCAGCTCCGGTTTTGCCACAGCCCTCCGTAACGTAGGGAAGGTACAGAACAGCGGGGTGGAATTCGGAGTTACCACCCACAACCTAACCGGCGCCTTCTCCTGGAATACCAGCTTTAATATATCCGCCAACAAAAACAAAGTGTTGCAGCTGGGCCCCGGTAATGCGCCCATCCTCTCTGATGGTGGCAATGGTACGATCTCCCAGCTCTTTATTACGGCAGTAGGACAGCCGATCGGCAGTTACTATGGTTATGTAAATGGCGGGGTGTTTAAAGACCAGGATGAAATCAATGCTTATCCGCATTATGCGACAGCCAAACCCGGCGACCGCCGCTTCGTGGATGTAAATGGTGATAAAAAGATTGATGCCAACGACCGTACCGCCATCGGCAGCTATTTCCCGGACTACATCTGGGGCCTGACCAACGAACTCCGCTTCAGGGGCTTTGACCTGTCTGTATCCCTGCAGGGAGTACAGGGCAATGAAATCCTCAACCTGCAGCGTCGCTTCATCTTTAATATGGAAGGTAATGCCAACCAGATGGCCGATGCAGCATTGTCCTGGAAATCACCACAAGACCCCGGCGATGGCAACGTGATGCGGCCCAACAGGGTTACCAATGCCAACAGCGCCCAGATCAGTTCCTTCCATGTGGAAGACGGTTCGTTTGTCCGTTTACGTAACCTGACTGTAGGGTATACTTTCAACAGCAAACAGCTGGGCAATCATGTCCGTTCCCTGCGCCTGTACTTGTCCGGACAAAACATTTACACCTGGACCCGCTATACCGGCTACAACCCGGAAGTCAACGCCAGACCGGATAATCCGCTTTCACAGGGGGAAGACTATGGTACCTACCCGCTGCCTAAAACCTTTATTGCCGGCTTAAATCTTTCATTCTAAAACCAGGCACTCATGAAACTATCAGTTATATACCCTCTTCCTTTTTTCAAAGCCTGCGGAGCAGTCATTGTCAGTTGCCTGTTGCTGACTGCATGCAGCAAGGATTTTATCAATCTCACTCCACAGTCCAATCAAACGACAGCCACCTTTTTTAAAACAGCCTCGGATTTCCAGCAAGGTGTCAACGCTATCTATGACGGGCTGCAAAGTACCCAGACCTACGGTAAGGCCTATTATTACCTGATGGAAGTACGAAGCGACAACTCCGATATCTGGGACAGGGGAGCGCTGGCAGGCGTGGCTTCGCAGATAGACTTCTTCACAGAAGTGACGACCAATCCTTTTATCAGCGATGGTTATGCCGGCGCCTATGTGATCATTACCCGGGCCAACGCGGTGCTGGATCAGATTGATGCAGCAGCTATTCCGGATTCATCCAAAAAACAATTCAAAGGAGAAGCCCTCTTCCTGCGTGCGCTTTCTTATTTCAACCTGGTACGGCTATACGGTCCTGTGCCGCTGGTTATTAAAACGGAAACCACCAGCCAGGCCCTGAACCATAAAAGGAATGCGGCAGCTGAAGTATATGCACAGATTGAAAATGATCTGCAAACTGCCGCCTCCCTGTTACCTGCTGTGTATACTAACGTCAACGACTATGGCCGTGCTACCGCTGGTAGTGCATACGGTCTGCTGGGTAAAGTGCTGGTCACGGAAAAGAAATGGCCCAATGCTTTGACTGCCCTTAAAAATGTAGGCAATACTTATAGTCTGGTCAGCGATTATGCCGACCTGTACAAACCTGCCAATATCATCAACACAGAGATGTTGTTTGCCGTGCGCTTTAAAAAAGGATTGA is part of the Chitinophaga flava genome and encodes:
- a CDS encoding SusC/RagA family TonB-linked outer membrane protein, with amino-acid sequence MDLFYFNARKWERWTILLVLALFSPLLLLAQQRVSVTGTVRNDRNETLPGVSVTATNTSTGAVSSAQTNAAGVFQFTNLPAGGPYNFRFTFVGLEPLVLSGYTLKDNSPLHLPATLKETTSSLNQVVVVGYGVQKRREVTGAVSSIRAAQLKDQPVSSFQQAIAGKVAGVQVIQNTGAPGGSISVRIRGLNSISAGIDPLYVVDGFPLSNDLKNLQGTTDVVNITGQASFQKSPDPLSTLNSDDIESIEILKDASAASIYGSRASNGVVLISTKKGKREGPPSFSYNAYGGFQQVSKKIKMLDAYQWAKLSYDAKNNAYLDAKPTGSINDDNATRGNSNFQIAPEILPYLKGEPGLVNTDWQDAVFRTAPVQNHTLSASGGNDKFQYYISGNYLDQKGIVIGSGYKRYGVRANMTANLTPRLKVGISLNPTFDHYDLINSEGPWTFDGILSNALKAAPIFPVYNPDGSLATNKQNVWAYGYSGGENPVALATQIEDKLDHIRNLGNIYGEYTIIKGLTFKTFFGTDINYFNRNYYRPSTLGSYKPIQQGAPTIPKGSAQTAQSVNWLWENTLNYHFEVSKHHFDVLAGYTSQKNTTKANETVGTGFPNDAVHTINAATITSGTSNTSQWSLLSYLGRINYNYNDKYFVSASLRSDGSSRFGANNKWGYFPSISGGWLISNEAFFKVPVISELKARVSYGTSGNFQIANYASYDLLASNNYILGNGSGTVVNGAGLAQPANPDLTWEKTVQFNAGLDLGLFSNRIYLNADYYKTTTSDLLLNVPVPFSSGFATALRNVGKVQNSGVEFGVTTHNLTGAFSWNTSFNISANKNKVLQLGPGNAPILSDGGNGTISQLFITAVGQPIGSYYGYVNGGVFKDQDEINAYPHYATAKPGDRRFVDVNGDKKIDANDRTAIGSYFPDYIWGLTNELRFRGFDLSVSLQGVQGNEILNLQRRFIFNMEGNANQMADAALSWKSPQDPGDGNVMRPNRVTNANSAQISSFHVEDGSFVRLRNLTVGYTFNSKQLGNHVRSLRLYLSGQNIYTWTRYTGYNPEVNARPDNPLSQGEDYGTYPLPKTFIAGLNLSF
- a CDS encoding RagB/SusD family nutrient uptake outer membrane protein, with the protein product MKLSVIYPLPFFKACGAVIVSCLLLTACSKDFINLTPQSNQTTATFFKTASDFQQGVNAIYDGLQSTQTYGKAYYYLMEVRSDNSDIWDRGALAGVASQIDFFTEVTTNPFISDGYAGAYVIITRANAVLDQIDAAAIPDSSKKQFKGEALFLRALSYFNLVRLYGPVPLVIKTETTSQALNHKRNAAAEVYAQIENDLQTAASLLPAVYTNVNDYGRATAGSAYGLLGKVLVTEKKWPNALTALKNVGNTYSLVSDYADLYKPANIINTEMLFAVRFKKGLSPSEGNNYFADMVPVSFFYNGILYGGSNNNRPTRNLVAAYEAGDKRLGISLDTVYYNSATNLMKGNYVKKYLDVPGATNDGGSSFPVLRYADILLLQAEALNEQGYNGGTGDGTAFGYLNAVRRRAGLPEKTAVDLPDQASFRDAVFRERRVELAFENDRWFDLARNSKGVSVMQAHLQQEYGLTTPVLNTDRLLFPIPQSEINIHNDPASFPQNKGY
- a CDS encoding alpha/beta hydrolase, translated to MKKILTALLFFTTLYANAQTLYVKTYGNPKDKPVIFLHGGPGYNAVNFEVTTAAQLAGNGFFVIVYDRRGEGRSPDTAARFTFDEALTDIDGLYKTYHLKKAVLLGHSFGGVLATLYAEKHPAAVGAVVLASALVEAQENFRTILRRVKDIYREKHDSASLQYISLIEGMDTASLMYSSYTLGHAMLNGFYSPKHPSEEAKAIYREAAKDSLLKKYGSQMTRQAPNGFWKNEHYTTLNVLPNIKNVVARKVKVYGIYGKEDGLFSEKQVSDLAGIIGSDHMDYLTGASHNVFTDQQAIFINDLKKWLK